The Desulfovibrio sp. G11 region GGACTCACAAGCTCGCTGTTTTTTCTGTATCTGGCATTGCGGCAGATTGATGTGTCCATAGCCTATACATCCTATACCGGCATCGGCGTCATCGGCACTGTGGCATCGGGGCTGCTGTTCTGGGGAGAGAAAAGAAGTTTTCGTAGGCGTGTTATGTCGGTTTGATCGTGGCGGCCATTGTCGCGCTTAAAATTTCCGGATGAAGGCATATGTGCATGCACTGCCGGCAATCGGTCAATGCCCGGCTGCCTGTTTGCGTGTCAGTCGCGCGGTCTTCTGGGCCAGATACAGAAAGATATGACGTAGTCAGCCCGTGTCAGCTGGCAGGCCAGCTTGAGCCTGCCCCTCCGTGCGGCGTGTGGGAGCATGTCGGCGGGCAAAGAAAAAGGCCGCGTTATGCTTGCGCAACACGCGGCCTTTGATACGAAACACTTGTGGTCAGCGCAGCTGGGCCACTTGCAGGCGGATCAAAGCCCGGTGCAAGGCCGCTTCAGCGCGGGTTACATCGGTCTGCTCGGCATGGTCGGCAATACGCTTTTCAGCGCGTTCTTTGGCGGCCATGGCTCTTGCGGTGTCTATATCCTGCGCCAGTTCGGCAGATTCGGCCAGCACGGTGAGCACATCATTATTTACGTCGGCAAAGCCGCCGGATATGAAAACGTACTCTTCCTTGCCGCCCGGCGTCTTGTAACGCAGGCCACCAGTCTTGAGAGCGGAGAGCAGGGAGACGTGCTTGGGCAGCACGCCGAATTCGCCTTCAATTCCGGGGCAAACGGCCATTTCAACTTCGCCGCTGACCACGGTTTTGTCCGGCGTCACCACTTCCAGTTGCAGTGTGCCCATAGGTACTCCTTCGCTCCTGTATGCCAGCTATGGCTGTCATGCGGCCGGGCTGCGTGCCCGGCCGCATGACAGGCGTCAACGCTCTTAGTTTTCTTCCTGCAGCTTGCGCTGCTCATACTTGGCCACGGCCTGTTCAATACCGCCCAGCATGTAGAAGTCGCCTTCAGCCATGTGGTCATAGGCGCCGTCCAGAATGCCCTTGAAGCCCTTGATGGTGTCTTCGAGGTTCACGTACTGGCCGGGAGTGCCGGTAAAGGTTTCGGCCACGTGGAAGGGCTGGGACAGGAAGCGCTGGATGCGGCGCGCGCGCGCCACGGTGAGCTTGTCTTCGTCCGACAGTTCGTCCATGCCGAGAATGGCGATGATGTCCTGCAGTTCTTTGTACTTCTGCAGCACCATCTGCACACGCCGGGCCACCGCGTAGTGTTCTTCACCCACCACGTTGGGGTCAAGAATGCGCGAGGTGGAGTCCAGCGGGTCCACGGCGGGGTAGATGCCCAGTTCCGCGATCTGGCGCGAAAGCACGAGCGTGCCGTCCAGGTGCGAGAACGTGGTGGCCGGGGCCGGGTCAGTCAGGTCGTCAGCAGGTACGTAAACGGCCTGCACCGACGTGATGGAACCGGTATTGGTGGACGTGATGCGTTCCTGCAGCGAACCAAGGTCCGTGCCAAGGGTGGGCTGGTAGCCCACGGCCGAAGGCATGCGGCCCAGAAGGGCGGACACTTCGGAACCGGCCTGGGTAAAGCGGAAGATGTTGTCGATGAAGAGGAGCACGTCCTGGTGTTCTTCATCGCGGAAGTATTCCGCGCAGGCCAGAGCGGTAAGGGCCACGCGCGCACGCGCTCCCGGAGGCTCGTTCATCTGCCCGTACACAAGGGTGGCGCGTTCCAGAACGCCCGCATCCTTGAGTTCGTGATAGAGGTCGTTCCCTTCACGGGTGCGTTCGCCCACGCCCGCGAAGACCGAAGAACCGCCGTGCTGCTTGGCGATGTTGTTGATCATCTCCATCAGGATAACGGTCTTGCCCACGCCGGCGCCGCCGAAGAGGCCCATCTTGCCGCCCTTGGGAAAGGGCACAAGCAGGTCCACAACCTTGATGCCGGTTTCCAGCAGTTCGACCTTGGTGTTCTGGTCGGTAAAGGCCGGAGCCGGGCGGTGAATGGGATAGTATTTTTCAGCGTTAATGGGTCCCATTTCGTCCACGGGGCGGCCGATAACGTTGAGAATACGGCCCACGGAGGGCTTGCCCACGGGCACCATGATGGGCTGGCCGGTATCGACCGCGTCCATGCCGCGCACCAGACCTTCGGTGGCGTCCATTGCGATGGTGCGGACAACATTGTCGCCCAGGTGCTGTGCCACTTCACAGATCAGTTCCGGGGCGTCGGTGTTGTTCGGGTTTTTGATCTCCAGGGCGGTGAAGATATTCGGCAGGTTGCCGTCGCTGAACTCAACGTCCACGACAGCGCCGATAACCTGGACGATTTTACCGATGTTTTTGCTCATTAGTTGGCTCCTTAACCCTTCAGCGCTTCAGCGCCGCCGACGATGTCGATGAGTTCGCTGGTGATGGAAGCCTGCCGCGTTTTGTTATAGAGCAGGGTCAGCATGTTGGTCATTTCGTTACAGTTACGCGTGGCGTTGTCCATCGCGGTCATGCGGGCCGCATGCTCGCTGGCCGACGTGTCCAGCATGCCACGGTAGATCTGTACCTTGACGTAGCGGGGCAAAAGCTCCGCCAACAGCTTTTCTTCCTGCGGTTCGTATACGTATTCGCAGCGCGGTTCTCCGGCTTCTTCGGCGATTTCCTCAGCCTCAGGCGTTTTGAGGGGCAGAAGGCAGAGGCTGCGCGGGGGCTGCTGCCCCATGGACACAAACTCGCCGTAGATCAGCCACACCTCGTCAAGAGCAAGCGTTTCGTAGCCGTAGATGACTTCTTTGGCTACGGAGTTTGCCAGGGCAAAGTCTATGCTGCCCATGCGGTCAGCGTAGGCCTGTGTGATCTTGTAGCCGCACGACTTCATGGCGTCGCGGCCCTTTTTGCCCATGCAGACAAAGCTTACCTCAAGGCCTTCCGCGGTTTTCTCCCGGGCCAGCTTGAGCGCAGCGGCAATGATATTGCCGTTGAAGCTCCCGCAGAGGCCGCGGTCCGAGGTCACCAGCACAATGGCGCAATGCTTCTTTTCCTCATGCTCGGCCAGCAGGGGGTGGGCTGTGCCCTCCACCTTGCTCGACAGTTCGGCGAGCACGTCGCGGTATTTGGCCGCGTACGGTCTGAAGCGCTCGATGCGGGCCTGGGCGCCGCGCAGTTTCGCCGAGGCCACCATATTCATGGCCTTGGTGATCTGCTTGGTCTTACCGACCCCCACGATCTTCATTTTTACGTCTTTGAGTGAAGGCATGCTTTTCTCCCGGATATTGGGGGCCCCTAGGCCGTCCAGCCCTGCTTGAAGGCGGCAATAGCCTCGGTAAGCGCTTTTTCCACAGCCTCGTCAATGACTTGCTTTTCTTTAATGGCGTCCAGCACGTCCTTCCTGGTGTCGCGCAGGAAGGTGAGCAGGGCGGCCTCAAAACGGCGGATGTCTTCCACCGGCACGTCATCCATATGGCCGCGGGTAGCGGCGTAGATGGAAGCGACCTGTTCATTGGAAGGCATGGGCTGGTACTGGGGCTGCTTGAGCAGTTCCACCAGGCGCGCGCCACGGTCGAGCTTGGCTTTGGTACCCTTGTCCAGGTCCGAGCCGAACTGGGCGAAGGCCGCCAGTTCGCGGTACTGGGCAAGGTCCAGGCGCATGGTGCCCGCCACCTGCTTCATGGCCTTGATCTGCGCCGCGCCACCTACGCGGGACACGGAAAGACCCACGTTAATGGCCGGGCGCACACCGGCGTTGAAAAGGTTGGGCTCAAGGTACACCTGACCGTCGGTGATGGAGATCACGTTGGTGGGGATGTACGCGGACACGTCGCCAGCCTGGGTTTCAATGATGGGCAGAGCCGTCAGTGAACCCGCACCGAGGCTGTCGTTTACCTTGGCCGCGCGTTCGAGCAGGCGCGAGTGCAGGTAGAAGACGTCGCCGGGGAAGGCTTCACGTCCCGGAGGACGGCGGAGCAGCAGGGACATCTGGCGATAGGCCACGGCCTGCTTGGAAAGGTCGTCATAAATGATGAGCGCGTGTTTGCCGCTGTCGCGGTAGTATTCCGCCATGGTGCAGCCCGTGTAGGCCGCAATGTACTGCAGCGGCGCGGGATCGGACGCGGTGGCGGAAATGATGGTGGTGTACTCAAGCGCACCGTGACGGCGCAGCGTGTCGGCCACCAGGGCCACCGAAGACTTCTTCTGGCCGATGGCCACGTAGAAGCAGTGGATGCCCGTTTCTTTCTGCGCCAGGATGGCGTCGAGGCAAACGGCGGTTTTACCGGTCTGGCGGTCGCCGATGATCAGCTCGCGCTGGCCGCGGCCAATAGGAGTCATGGCGTCAATGGCCTTCAGACCCGTGGGCATGGGCTCATGCACGCTTTTGCGGGCAATGATGCCGGGGGCCTTGATTTCCACCGGGCGCACTTCGGCTGCATCGATGGGGCCGAGGCCGTCGATCGGCTCACCCAGGGGGTTGAGCACGCGGCCCATAACGCCGTCGCCAACAGGCACGGAGAAGATCTTGCCGGTACGTTTGACCGGGTCGCCTTCTTTGATGCCCACGTCCGAACCGAGCAGAGCGACACCCACGTTGTCCTCTTCGAGGTTGAGCACCATGCCCATGATGCCGCCGGGAAATTCCAGCAGTTCCATCGACATGGCGTTCTGCACACCGTAGACGCGGGCGATGCCGTCACCAACATAAAGCACGGTGCCGGTTTCGCTCATTTCTACGCGCTGCTCGTAGTTCTGGATTTGATCCTCAATGATCTTGCTTATCTCTTCCGCTTTGATCTGCATGTGCTATTCACCCCTCTTGAAAGTCTCCCGAAGGATACCCAATTGCGCGCGCAGACTTGCGTCCAGCACCCGGTCACCCATTTTGAGCACCATCCCCCCTAGTATGTCTTTGTCGACGGCAAAGGTAAGCTCAAGGGCGGTGCCGGTTTTCTTTTCCAGCGATTCTTTGAGCTTGGCCTTTTTGTCGGCAGAAAGTTTTACTGCCGTGACGAGTTCGCCCCGGACAATGCCCTTGGCTTCGTCAAGCAGTTTGCCATACCAGGCGGAAATTTCGCGCAGAAAGGCGAGCCTTTCCTTGTCTGCCAGCAAAAAGCAGAAGCTGCGCATCGTCTGGTCGGCCTTGAGCTTGCCCAGCAGTTTGTCAAGAACCGCTTTTTTTTCTTCCACGCCGATCACGGGACTTTTAAGGGTCATGTCAAGTCCGGGCGCGGCGGCAAGCGCTTCGCCGAGAGCGGCAAGGCATTCACCGCGCGAGCTCAGGGCGTCGTCCCCATCCTTCTTGCCCAACGCAAAGATGGCGTTGGCGTACCTGCGTGCAACCACGGTGTCGATCAATGGAGCACCACCTTTTTAAGGGAGTTGGCGATAAGCTTGTCGTGGGCATCGGCATTGAGCTTGCCGCTCAGGGCCTTTTCGGCGGCATCCACGATTTCGTCGGCAATGACGGCGCGTACTTCAGCAAGTACCGTGCGGCCTTCATTTTCAGCGGTCATGCGCGCCTGCTCCACAATTTGCGCCGCCTGACGGTGCGCCTCTTCCACAATGCCCGCTTTCAGGTTTTCGGCCTGTTTGCGGCTTTCGGCCAGAA contains the following coding sequences:
- a CDS encoding DMT family transporter; its protein translation is MSWVYLVMAGLLEIVVVAGVRDIAFRRYARGFVIYGLGLTSSLFFLYLALRQIDVSIAYTSYTGIGVIGTVASGLLFWGEKRSFRRRVMSV
- a CDS encoding F0F1 ATP synthase subunit epsilon, with protein sequence MGTLQLEVVTPDKTVVSGEVEMAVCPGIEGEFGVLPKHVSLLSALKTGGLRYKTPGGKEEYVFISGGFADVNNDVLTVLAESAELAQDIDTARAMAAKERAEKRIADHAEQTDVTRAEAALHRALIRLQVAQLR
- the atpD gene encoding F0F1 ATP synthase subunit beta translates to MSKNIGKIVQVIGAVVDVEFSDGNLPNIFTALEIKNPNNTDAPELICEVAQHLGDNVVRTIAMDATEGLVRGMDAVDTGQPIMVPVGKPSVGRILNVIGRPVDEMGPINAEKYYPIHRPAPAFTDQNTKVELLETGIKVVDLLVPFPKGGKMGLFGGAGVGKTVILMEMINNIAKQHGGSSVFAGVGERTREGNDLYHELKDAGVLERATLVYGQMNEPPGARARVALTALACAEYFRDEEHQDVLLFIDNIFRFTQAGSEVSALLGRMPSAVGYQPTLGTDLGSLQERITSTNTGSITSVQAVYVPADDLTDPAPATTFSHLDGTLVLSRQIAELGIYPAVDPLDSTSRILDPNVVGEEHYAVARRVQMVLQKYKELQDIIAILGMDELSDEDKLTVARARRIQRFLSQPFHVAETFTGTPGQYVNLEDTIKGFKGILDGAYDHMAEGDFYMLGGIEQAVAKYEQRKLQEEN
- a CDS encoding F0F1 ATP synthase subunit gamma, with the protein product MPSLKDVKMKIVGVGKTKQITKAMNMVASAKLRGAQARIERFRPYAAKYRDVLAELSSKVEGTAHPLLAEHEEKKHCAIVLVTSDRGLCGSFNGNIIAAALKLAREKTAEGLEVSFVCMGKKGRDAMKSCGYKITQAYADRMGSIDFALANSVAKEVIYGYETLALDEVWLIYGEFVSMGQQPPRSLCLLPLKTPEAEEIAEEAGEPRCEYVYEPQEEKLLAELLPRYVKVQIYRGMLDTSASEHAARMTAMDNATRNCNEMTNMLTLLYNKTRQASITSELIDIVGGAEALKG
- the atpA gene encoding F0F1 ATP synthase subunit alpha — its product is MQIKAEEISKIIEDQIQNYEQRVEMSETGTVLYVGDGIARVYGVQNAMSMELLEFPGGIMGMVLNLEEDNVGVALLGSDVGIKEGDPVKRTGKIFSVPVGDGVMGRVLNPLGEPIDGLGPIDAAEVRPVEIKAPGIIARKSVHEPMPTGLKAIDAMTPIGRGQRELIIGDRQTGKTAVCLDAILAQKETGIHCFYVAIGQKKSSVALVADTLRRHGALEYTTIISATASDPAPLQYIAAYTGCTMAEYYRDSGKHALIIYDDLSKQAVAYRQMSLLLRRPPGREAFPGDVFYLHSRLLERAAKVNDSLGAGSLTALPIIETQAGDVSAYIPTNVISITDGQVYLEPNLFNAGVRPAINVGLSVSRVGGAAQIKAMKQVAGTMRLDLAQYRELAAFAQFGSDLDKGTKAKLDRGARLVELLKQPQYQPMPSNEQVASIYAATRGHMDDVPVEDIRRFEAALLTFLRDTRKDVLDAIKEKQVIDEAVEKALTEAIAAFKQGWTA
- the atpH gene encoding ATP synthase F1 subunit delta; translation: MIDTVVARRYANAIFALGKKDGDDALSSRGECLAALGEALAAAPGLDMTLKSPVIGVEEKKAVLDKLLGKLKADQTMRSFCFLLADKERLAFLREISAWYGKLLDEAKGIVRGELVTAVKLSADKKAKLKESLEKKTGTALELTFAVDKDILGGMVLKMGDRVLDASLRAQLGILRETFKRGE